A single Streptomyces sannanensis DNA region contains:
- a CDS encoding class E sortase yields MRLVVRTLSELCITVGAIVVLFVAYVLFWTGIEADGASDAQIGRLQRQWTQTPGPGPGRKPTAPPAPPAYRHGKPFAVMYIPRFGKDWDWPVLEGAEVATLKKGLGHYAGTAELGGTGNFAVAGHRRTYGDPFKDFPRLRPGDAVLLTDGTTWFTYRVHSRPYRTVPSDIGVIDSVPRPMEPDATPFRGPGRYLTLTTCDPEWGSSHRLVVWARLEATRPAADGRPRAVHS; encoded by the coding sequence GTGCGCCTGGTCGTCAGGACCCTCAGTGAACTGTGCATCACCGTCGGCGCGATCGTCGTGCTGTTCGTGGCCTACGTGCTGTTCTGGACCGGGATCGAGGCGGACGGAGCCTCGGACGCCCAGATCGGCCGGCTCCAGCGGCAATGGACACAGACACCGGGCCCCGGGCCCGGGCGGAAGCCGACGGCGCCCCCCGCGCCGCCGGCGTACCGGCACGGCAAGCCCTTCGCCGTCATGTACATCCCGCGCTTCGGCAAGGACTGGGACTGGCCCGTACTGGAGGGCGCCGAGGTCGCCACCCTGAAGAAGGGCCTCGGCCACTACGCGGGGACGGCCGAGCTGGGTGGTACGGGCAACTTCGCGGTGGCCGGGCACCGGCGTACGTACGGCGACCCCTTCAAGGACTTCCCGAGGCTGCGGCCCGGCGACGCGGTACTGTTGACGGACGGCACGACCTGGTTCACGTACCGCGTCCACAGCCGCCCGTACCGGACCGTCCCCAGCGACATCGGGGTGATCGATTCCGTGCCCCGCCCCATGGAACCGGACGCCACCCCTTTCCGGGGGCCCGGCCGCTATCTGACACTGACCACCTGCGACCCGGAGTGGGGCAGCAGCCACCGGCTGGTCGTCTGGGCGCGTCTCGAAGCCACCCGCCCTGCGGCGGACGGCAGACCACGAGCTGTCCACAGCTGA
- a CDS encoding aminodeoxychorismate/anthranilate synthase component II has translation MSARILVVDNYDSFVFNLVQYLYQLGAECEVVRNDEVSTAHAQDGFDGVLLSPGPGAPEQAGVCIEMVRHCAATGVPVFGVCLGMQSMMVAYGGVVGRAPELLHGKTSPVTHNGTGVFAGLPSPFTATRYHSLAAEPDTLPAELEVTAWTEDGIVMGLRHRELPVEGVQFHPESVLTEHGHRMLANWLVQCGDAGAVGRSAGLAPVVGKAAA, from the coding sequence GTGAGCGCGCGCATTCTGGTGGTCGACAACTACGACAGCTTCGTCTTCAACCTCGTCCAGTACCTCTACCAGCTCGGCGCGGAGTGCGAGGTCGTCAGGAACGACGAGGTGTCCACCGCGCACGCGCAGGACGGCTTCGACGGGGTGCTGCTCAGCCCCGGACCGGGCGCGCCCGAGCAGGCCGGGGTGTGCATCGAGATGGTGCGCCACTGCGCCGCAACCGGGGTGCCCGTCTTCGGTGTCTGCCTGGGCATGCAGTCGATGATGGTCGCGTACGGCGGTGTGGTGGGCCGGGCCCCCGAGCTGCTGCACGGCAAGACCTCGCCGGTCACGCACAACGGCACGGGCGTCTTCGCCGGGCTGCCGTCGCCGTTCACCGCCACCCGGTACCACTCGCTGGCCGCCGAGCCGGACACGCTGCCCGCGGAGCTGGAGGTCACGGCGTGGACCGAGGACGGCATCGTGATGGGCCTGCGCCATCGTGAACTGCCCGTCGAGGGAGTGCAGTTCCACCCGGAGTCGGTGCTCACCGAACACGGCCACCGGATGCTCGCCAACTGGCTGGTGCAGTGCGGTGACGCGGGTGCCGTCGGACGTTCGGCGGGGCTCGCGCCGGTGGTGGGCAAGGCCGCGGCGTGA
- a CDS encoding class E sortase — MSRARRRRIAGVISVFGELLITAGLVLGLFVVYSLWWTNVLADREASAQGDDVRNGWASGAPGAPGALDTKDGIGFLHVPAMGGDETLVKRGTSSGILNDGVAGYYTEPLESALPWDKQGNFTLAAHRDGHGAKFHNIHKLTNGDSIVFETKDTWYVYKVFAKLPETSKYNVNVLLPVPEESGRTKPGRYITLTTCTPMYTSNYRYIVWGELERTEKVDKDRTPPAELR, encoded by the coding sequence GTGTCACGTGCGCGCCGCCGTCGTATTGCCGGCGTCATCAGCGTCTTCGGCGAACTCCTTATCACAGCGGGCCTGGTGCTCGGCTTGTTCGTCGTCTACTCCCTGTGGTGGACGAACGTCCTCGCCGACCGCGAGGCGTCCGCGCAGGGCGACGACGTACGCAACGGCTGGGCGAGCGGAGCCCCTGGCGCCCCGGGTGCTCTCGACACCAAGGACGGCATCGGCTTCCTGCACGTGCCGGCCATGGGCGGCGACGAGACGCTGGTGAAGCGCGGCACGAGCAGCGGGATCCTCAACGACGGCGTCGCCGGCTACTACACCGAGCCGCTCGAGTCCGCCCTCCCCTGGGACAAGCAGGGCAACTTCACACTGGCCGCGCACCGGGACGGGCACGGGGCGAAGTTCCACAACATCCACAAGCTGACGAACGGCGACTCGATCGTCTTCGAGACGAAGGACACCTGGTACGTCTACAAGGTTTTCGCGAAGCTCCCCGAAACCTCGAAGTACAACGTGAACGTGCTGCTGCCGGTCCCCGAGGAGTCGGGCAGGACGAAGCCCGGCCGCTACATCACGCTGACGACGTGCACCCCGATGTACACGTCGAACTACCGGTACATCGTGTGGGGCGAGCTGGAGCGCACGGAGAAGGTGGACAAGGACCGCACGCCGCCGGCGGAGCTGCGGTAG
- a CDS encoding restriction endonuclease, with amino-acid sequence MLLRDSEVARQVRTYLLDMEYMIRTQPVDNYVHRHAEDESLDARITRLSEASFTRLMGKTIVPILNTLIESSSEQRRELISLRKDVQRIERKLVQHDVRLRRLERAQEQRGLAGVMASVDAMNWREFEQHIAGLLRRDGCTDIEVHGGNGDLGADIVGYTPDGRRMVVQCKNFAPFRSVCSGEMQKFIGAKTLHKAEVALYVATCQFTRDALDVAVQGGVTAVHRGLLESWSAGARLQVLR; translated from the coding sequence ATGCTGCTCCGAGACAGCGAAGTCGCACGTCAGGTGCGTACCTACCTGCTCGACATGGAGTACATGATCCGGACCCAGCCTGTGGATAACTATGTCCACAGGCACGCCGAGGACGAGTCACTCGACGCTCGCATCACCCGGCTCAGCGAGGCGAGCTTCACCCGGCTCATGGGCAAGACCATCGTCCCCATTCTCAACACCCTCATCGAATCGTCGAGCGAACAGCGGCGCGAGCTGATCTCCCTGCGCAAGGACGTGCAGCGGATCGAGCGGAAACTCGTCCAGCACGACGTACGGCTGCGGCGCCTGGAGCGCGCCCAGGAACAGCGCGGGCTCGCCGGGGTCATGGCATCCGTCGACGCCATGAACTGGCGGGAGTTCGAGCAGCACATCGCAGGCCTGCTCCGCCGGGACGGCTGCACCGACATCGAGGTCCACGGCGGGAACGGGGACCTTGGAGCGGACATCGTCGGGTACACCCCCGACGGACGTCGCATGGTCGTCCAGTGCAAGAACTTCGCGCCGTTCCGCTCGGTCTGCAGCGGGGAGATGCAGAAGTTCATCGGGGCGAAGACGCTCCACAAGGCCGAGGTGGCCCTCTACGTGGCGACCTGCCAGTTCACGCGCGATGCGCTCGATGTCGCGGTGCAGGGCGGCGTCACGGCAGTGCATCGCGGCCTGCTGGAGTCGTGGAGCGCCGGAGCCAGACTGCAGGTGCTGCGCTAG
- the pknB gene encoding Stk1 family PASTA domain-containing Ser/Thr kinase — protein sequence MEEPRRLGGRYELGSVLGRGGMAEVYLAHDTRLGRTVAVKTLRADLARDPSFQARFRREAQSAASLNHPAIVAVYDTGEDYVDNVSIPYIVMEYVDGSTLRELLHSGRKLLPERTLEMTIGILQALEYSHRNGIVHRDIKPANVMLTRTGQVKVMDFGIARAMGDSGMTMTQTAAVIGTAQYLSPEQAKGETVDARSDLYSTGCLLYELLTVRPPFIGDSPVAVAYQHVREEPQPPSNFDPEITPDMDAIVLKALVKDPDYRYQSADEMRADIEACLEGRPVAATQALGAVGYGGGYLPEEQPTTALRTADQAPVGQTSMMPPIGGDNGGYGYEDRPGRRRQQQKKSNASTILLAAAGVLVLVGAILIGKAVFAGGGGDTDRVTVPRLVGETLDEADDLARNAEVVLAVGKKEPCEDQPKDSICTQDRAPGGKMQKGETITVTVSTGAPKVQVPDVTEKTKDNAERILKERDFAVKFTYTESDQEPGRVLSQNPEGNAEAEKGSEVTLEISKSSGIALPLITPGVPYQNAEKQLKDVGFTNIQRQEVDSPQPAGTVVSQSPQPGKYPKDTQITLQVSKGQQQPQLVAMPDVTQRPIKQAKRELEQQGFKNIQIQGPDEKAIVTQQSVPPGTQVDPNTQPVVLVAQGADGTNVFGGMFGQG from the coding sequence TCCGCCGCGAGGCCCAGTCCGCCGCCTCGCTCAACCACCCGGCCATCGTCGCTGTCTACGACACCGGCGAGGACTATGTCGACAACGTCTCCATCCCGTACATCGTGATGGAGTACGTCGACGGCTCCACCCTGCGTGAACTTCTTCACTCCGGCCGCAAACTGCTGCCCGAGCGCACGCTGGAGATGACCATCGGCATCCTCCAGGCGCTCGAGTACTCGCACCGCAACGGCATCGTCCACCGCGACATCAAGCCGGCCAACGTCATGCTGACGCGCACCGGCCAGGTCAAGGTCATGGACTTCGGCATCGCCCGCGCCATGGGCGACTCCGGCATGACCATGACCCAGACCGCCGCCGTCATCGGCACAGCCCAGTACCTCTCCCCGGAGCAGGCCAAGGGCGAGACCGTCGACGCCCGCTCCGACCTCTACTCCACCGGCTGCCTGCTCTACGAGCTGCTCACCGTCCGGCCGCCGTTCATCGGTGACTCCCCGGTCGCGGTCGCCTACCAGCACGTACGGGAGGAGCCGCAGCCGCCGAGCAACTTCGACCCCGAGATCACGCCCGACATGGACGCGATCGTCCTCAAGGCGCTCGTCAAGGACCCGGACTACCGCTACCAGTCCGCCGACGAGATGCGCGCCGACATCGAGGCCTGCCTCGAAGGCCGGCCCGTCGCGGCCACCCAGGCCCTGGGCGCGGTCGGCTACGGCGGCGGCTACCTGCCCGAGGAGCAGCCCACCACCGCCCTGCGCACCGCCGACCAGGCGCCCGTCGGCCAGACCTCGATGATGCCGCCGATCGGCGGTGACAACGGGGGCTACGGCTACGAGGACCGCCCCGGCCGCCGCCGCCAGCAGCAGAAGAAGTCCAACGCCTCGACGATCCTGCTGGCCGCCGCCGGCGTCCTGGTCCTCGTCGGCGCGATCCTCATCGGCAAGGCCGTCTTCGCCGGAGGCGGCGGCGACACGGACAGGGTGACCGTGCCCCGGCTGGTCGGCGAAACGCTCGACGAAGCCGACGACCTGGCGAGGAACGCGGAAGTGGTACTCGCGGTCGGCAAGAAGGAGCCCTGCGAGGACCAGCCCAAGGACAGCATCTGCACCCAGGACCGCGCGCCGGGCGGCAAGATGCAGAAGGGCGAGACCATCACGGTCACGGTCTCCACGGGCGCGCCCAAGGTCCAGGTTCCGGATGTCACGGAGAAGACCAAGGACAACGCCGAGCGGATCCTCAAGGAACGCGACTTCGCTGTGAAGTTCACGTACACCGAGTCCGACCAGGAGCCGGGCCGGGTCCTCAGCCAGAACCCCGAGGGCAACGCCGAGGCGGAGAAGGGCTCCGAGGTCACGCTGGAGATCTCCAAGAGCAGCGGGATCGCACTTCCGCTCATCACGCCGGGCGTGCCTTACCAGAACGCCGAGAAGCAGCTCAAGGACGTGGGCTTCACGAACATCCAGCGCCAGGAGGTGGACTCCCCCCAGCCTGCGGGCACCGTGGTCAGCCAGAGCCCGCAGCCCGGCAAGTACCCCAAGGACACCCAGATCACCCTCCAGGTCTCCAAGGGGCAGCAGCAGCCACAGCTGGTGGCGATGCCCGATGTGACGCAGCGGCCCATCAAGCAGGCCAAGCGGGAGCTGGAGCAACAGGGCTTCAAGAACATCCAGATCCAGGGCCCCGACGAGAAGGCCATCGTGACCCAGCAGAGCGTCCCCCCGGGAACCCAGGTGGACCCCAACACCCAACCGGTCGTCCTGGTCGCCCAGGGAGCGGACGGCACCAATGTCTTCGGCGGCATGTTCGGCCAAGGCTGA